The Pieris brassicae chromosome 6, ilPieBrab1.1, whole genome shotgun sequence genome window below encodes:
- the LOC123711254 gene encoding sucrose-6-phosphate hydrolase-like codes for MIIKLISFIFVYSRFTSANNLYPNYHLSPDRGWMNDPNGFCFFNGIYHLFYQHNPYSSYGPGIVHWGHAVSTDFFHWKHLPVAINPDQWYDDGGVFSGSCLVDAGKMYLYYTGNVNHEGETPDHSQYQALATSDDGYNIAKYEMNPIINGSEFQPDLRDPKIWKHGDKYYMVLGNSFKGESNETLGRILLWESSDKINWEKASILLESDGRLGYMFECPDFFELDGHWVLLFSPQGVKPEGDKYKNLYQTGHIIGDFSYDTKTFTPLYEFQELDHGHDFYATQTTLDEDGSRIVIAWMDMWDQNYPEMNQGFAGQMTLARRLKLGKNGILLQKPVKDIDAARGRLLHTGLTRGGKVIKLVNNTAEILIRSSPLQNLDVFIESEGNQVQISYDRQEGTITLDRGGKDAVRRTNWRPLGKLTWRLYIDSSSIELFCGNGEVTFSSRFFPTGPVSIRLGRQSIADNMTVRSMKQTVDISYPQPTAVETTTQSS; via the coding sequence ATGATTATTAAgcttatatcatttattttcgtttattCCAGATTTACATCTGCGAACAACCTGTACCCTAATTACCATCTGTCACCTGATAGAGGATGGATGAACGATCCTAACGGATTCTGCTTTTTTAACGGGATATACCATCTCTTTTATCAACACAATCCATACAGTAGCTATGGACCTGGAATCGTTCACTGGGGCCACGCTGTTAGTACCGACTTCTTTCACTGGAAACACCTTCCTGTTGCAATAAATCCTGACCAATGGTACGATGACGGTGGCGTATTTTCTGGAAGTTGTCTGGTTGACGCaggaaaaatgtatttgtattacacaGGAAACGTTAATCACGAAGGTGAAACTCCAGATCATAGTCAATATCAAGCATTGGCAACTAGCGACGATGGGTACAATATCGCAAAGTATGAAATGAATCCTATCATAAATGGAAGTGAATTTCAACCAGACCTAAGAGACCCAAAAATATGGAAACACGGCGATAAGTACTACATGGTTTTAGGTAATTCATTTAAAGGCGAGTCAAATGAAACTCTAGGTCGTATTTTACTGTGGGAATCTTCTGATAAAATTAACTGGGAAAAGGCATCTATACTACTAGAATCAGATGGTAGACTAGGATATATGTTTGAATGTCCCGACTTTTTCGAGTTGGATGGCCACTGGGTACTACTTTTTTCGCCACAAGGTGTCAAACCCGAAggtgataaatataaaaatttataccaAACTGGACACATAATTGGTGACTTCAGTTACGACACCAAAACCTTTACTCCGTTGTATGAGTTTCAAGAACTTGATCATGGACATGACTTCTACGCAACTCAAACTACGCTAGATGAAGATGGTAGCAGAATTGTTATAGCTTGGATGGATATGTGGGATCAAAATTATCCTGAAATGAATCAAGGTTTCGCAGGGCAAATGACCTTAGCTAGAAGACTAAAGCTCGGAAAAAATGGTATTTTACTACAGAAACCGGTTAAAGATATAGATGCTGCGAGAGGACGACTTCTCCATACGGGTCTAACTAGAGGTGGCAAAGTTATAAAATTGGTAAACAATACGGCCGAAATATTGATAAGATCTTCGCCACTGCAGAATTTGGACGTGTTTATTGAATCAGAAGGAAATCAAGTGCAAATTAGTTATGATCGTCAAGAAGGGACTATTACTCTCGATCGTGGAGGAAAAGACGCTGTGCGACGTACAAATTGGAGACCTTTAGGCAAATTGACCTGGAGATTGTATATCGATTCTAGTTCCATAGAACTATTTTGTGGTAACGGAGAAGTAACGTTCTCTAGTAGATTCTTCCCAACAGGTCCGGTTAGTATCCGTTTAGGAAGACAAAGCATCGCAGATAATATGACAGTCAGGAGTATGAAACAGACTGTAGATATTAGCTATCCTCAACCCACAGCAGTTGAAACTACAACGCAATCCTCTTAA